In the Lepus europaeus isolate LE1 chromosome 10, mLepTim1.pri, whole genome shotgun sequence genome, ccccaaatgacagtCTTTCCCAAAAAACATCAAGCAAAATAGAATGAATTGAACATTTATCATATATGTCATCAGGCATATAACCATCAGAGGTTAGAAACAGAATTTTTGGAGTAGTCTCAGTTTCTTTAGCTAAAGTAATTTTCTGCTGTTTAAGAGACTTAATGTTCAATTCCAAAGAGATAATCGTCTCTTGAATATTTCATCTTCTGGGGCTTGTTAATTTGGCAGAGATATTCTCCTAAGCCAAACTTGGTGTTTTGGATGTGCTCACTTCATacttttgtgggaaaaaaaagaggcCTAGTAGCATTTAATACTGTAATTCTAAGATTCCATTGTATAGTTTTATTTTGTTAGATTTCTTACCTCTCCTGTGTGATGGTACAAAGGTTTGCTTACTGTGGCATAGCCCTGATTTCAATCACTGTCTTGGTAAGTATCGAGCATCTGTAATTCCTTGTTTCTGGGGATGATGGCTTTCAGTGCATCATTCATTCAAAGGAGGAAAAGACATACATGCATGCTTCTATCCTGATACGATTCAGAGAAAACCATTTTTGTTCTATTCAAAGTTACAATCATCAACCAAGGTATTCTAATTCACACAAATACATTTGAATAAAACATTTGaactttcaaatatttctaaaacaatATTCAGccttatcacatttattgagtacAACAGTGAGGGGAGTTTAATACAGAAATGGGAAAACGTACACATGTAACTATATTATTGTAAGGAAAGGCGTTTGGAGAGGGTATGCATAGTAGAAAGCACTTATAAGGATTTCGTTCTTTGGACACTGCTAATACTTTCATTTACCAGAGAACATAACCTTTTGGATGGTATCCTTAAAAGCTTGCTTCACTTGCTGGTTCCTGAGGGTGTATATGAATGGATTCATCATGGGAGCAACAGAGGTGTTGAGAATAGCTACTCCTTTGGTCAGTGATGCTCTTTCTTTTGCAGAAGGATTAGCATACATAAAGATGCAGCTTCCATAAGAGATGGAGATGACAATCATGTGAGAGGAACAGGTGGAAAAGGCCTTTTTTCTCTGACTTGCAGAAGGGAGCTTCAGAATTGTCCTGATGATGAACATGTAGGACAGGATTATCAATGCCAAAGTGAAAAGCAGAATCACTATTGCAGAGTAGAAGCCAATCATTTCCAGGAGCCATGTGTCTGAGCAGGATAATTGCAACAGGGGGAAATAGTCACAAGCAAAGTGATCAATGACATTGGAGCCACAGTAGTCTAACTGGAGGAAAAGAATAACAGGTGGGAAGATGTTGAAGAATCCTGCCATCCAAGCACAAAAGACAAGCAACATGCAGAGTCTCTGATTCATGATGGTTGTGTAACGCAAAGGTTTGCAAATGGCTACGTAGCGATCGTAGGACATGGCAGTCAGGAGGTAAAATTCAGTGATGCCCAGG is a window encoding:
- the LOC133767700 gene encoding olfactory receptor 6C3-like, translated to MKNHSVPTEFILLGLSDDPDLQVAIFLFLMITYILSVAGNLTIITLTLVDSHLQTPMYFFLRNFSVLEITFTTVSIPRFLSTIITRDKTISYNSCTAQLFFFIFLGITEFYLLTAMSYDRYVAICKPLRYTTIMNQRLCMLLVFCAWMAGFFNIFPPVILFLQLDYCGSNVIDHFACDYFPLLQLSCSDTWLLEMIGFYSAIVILLFTLALIILSYMFIIRTILKLPSASQRKKAFSTCSSHMIVISISYGSCIFMYANPSAKERASLTKGVAILNTSVAPMMNPFIYTLRNQQVKQAFKDTIQKVMFSGK